A region from the Aegilops tauschii subsp. strangulata cultivar AL8/78 chromosome 5, Aet v6.0, whole genome shotgun sequence genome encodes:
- the LOC123494106 gene encoding uncharacterized protein — protein sequence MDEDDKVVSQDEETVIVHEEKKKKKQKLPVRKGPTTRTHSSVVQEEEPDFQPSSDEEEKGLLKEADDDGYEPLAFVLPKKRKSRAKQRPPRKWYNEKMEAPHEQLCLQMCFKDQHQFREALLNLHITQGRNFKYHRNSDPRIIVECNQKHCNFFMVAAVIKGETTFVIKKMRVKHTFPISTETTRVSAKWLAHKYESLFRSDLTTGIQTLIDACMEKYGVDVPKSMAYRAKNLAIDAVLGDHKKQYPRLKDYAQTVMDTNLGSRLVVTIVTPTPTEKIPHPGPRFHAMFYCINGAREGFIKGCRPFIGVDGCFIKLTTGAQLLAATGRDGNNNIYPLAFGIVGQEDTPNWCWFLHQLKICLGGEVGRFGPYTIMSDRQKGLLNAVNVVFPKCNQRFCLRHIYANFQNAGFRGEDLKKCMDNVAYAYSEHKFNIAMNDLRAECEQAWEWLCQIPKKTWARHAFDTNCKTDLVVNNLSEVFNKYVLDVRKKPIRTMCDGIKDKQMVRWHRNRESGKKARWDITPHYIEKLEVEKERAKYCKPIQAGVDLWQVTSGQQTHAVNLQMHTCGCRKWDLSGIPCNHAISAINKAKRKPEDYVSKFFKKEIYLATYEPMIYPVPGEHDWTRTPGPDIDPPAFKVKRGRKKEKRIKGKFEVPKPKETSRMGTITCGNCGLQGHSLLQGIPMLVLLLLHKHQELLIQLLQQHQQLEQELGEELGEGLQLQLLGVVLLEVLVEVLVEVLHQVLGEVLGEGESNSVAGYIVVYIVGYVVKV from the exons ATGGATGAAGATGACAAGGTTGTTTCACAGGATGAAGAAACTGTAATTGTAcatgaagagaagaagaagaagaaacagaaGCTTCCAGTTAGGAAAGGGCCTACAACAAGGACACATTCAAGTGTAGTTCAAGAGGAGGAACCTGATTTCCAACCTTCATCTGATGAAGAAGAGAAAGGATTGTTGAAGGAGGCTGATGATGATGGTTATGAGCCATTGGCATTTGTGCTGCCAAAGAAAAGGAAGAGCAGGGCAAAGCAGAGGCCTCCTAGAAAATGGTACAATGAGAAAATGGAGGCACCACATGAGCAATTATGTCTACAGATGTGTTTCAAGGATCAACATCAATTCAGAGAGGCTTTGTTGAACTTACACATCACTCAAGGCAGAAACTTCAAATATCATAGGAACTCAGATCCAAGAATAATTGTAGAATGCAACCAAAAACATTGCAACTTCTTTATGGTGGCAGCAGTTATAAAAGGTGAAACTACTTTTGTAATTAAGAAGATGAGAGTTAAGCACACTTTCCCTATTAGTACAGAGACAACAAGGGTAAGTGCCAAGTGGCTTGCACATAAGTATGAGTCACTGTTCAGATCTGATCTAACAACTGGCATTCAGACTTTGATTGATGCCTGCATGGAGAAGTATGGTGTGGATGTGCCCAAGTCAATGGCATATAGGGCAAAGAACCTAGCTATTGATGCTGTGCTAGGAGACCACAAGAAGCAATACCCTAGGTTGAAAGACTATGCTCAGACAGTGATGGATACAAACCTCGGGAGTAGATTAGTAGTCACTATTGTAACTCCAACACCCACTGAAAAAATCCCCCATCCAGGTCCAAGATTCCATGCTATGTTCTATTGCATcaatggagcaagggaggggtTTATCAAGGGGTGCAGACCATTCATTG GTGTTGATGGGTGCTTCATTAAGTTAACTACTGGTGCTCAACTACTTGCTGCCACTGGTAGAGATGGCAACAACAATATATACCCACTAGCATTTGGTATTGTTGGGCAAGAGGACACACCTAACTGGTGTTGGTTTCTACACCAACTTAAAATCTGCCTAGGAGGAGAAGTGGGAAGGTTTGGTCCATATACAATAATGTCAGATAGACAAAAG GGCCTACTAAATGCAGTGAATGTTGTCTTTCCTAAGTGCAACCAAAGGTTCTGCCTTAGGCATATCTATGCAAACTTCCAAAATGCTGGGTTTAGGGGGGAAGATCTGAAAAAGTGTATGGATAATGTTGCCTATGCATATAGTGAACACAAATTTAACATTGCAATGAATGACCTTAGAGCTGAGTGTGAGCAAGCTTGGGAGTGGCTTTGTCAAATACCCAAGAAAACATGGGCAAGGCATGCATTTGACACAAACTGCAAGACTGACCTTGTAGTTAACAATTTATCTGAGGTGTTCAACAAGTATGTCCTAGATGTTAGGAAGAAACCAATTAGGACAATGTGTGATGGAATAAAGGATAAGCAGATGGTGAGGTGGCATAGGAATAGGGAGAGTGGAAAGAAAGCTAGATGGGACATAACACCCCATTATATTGAGAAGCTAGAGGTTGAGAAGGAGAGGGCCAAATATTGCAAACCAATTCAAGCTGGTGTGGACTTGTGGCAAGTTACAAGTGGGCAGCAAACCCATGCTGTTAACTTGCAAATGCACACATGTGGGTGCAGAAAATGGGACCTAAGTGGCATCCCATGTAACCATGCCATCTCAGCAATAAACAAGGCCAAAAGAAAACCAGAGGATTATGTCAGCAAGTTCTTCAAGAAAGAAATTTATCTGGCAACTTATGAACCAATGATCTATCCAGTTCCTGGTGAGCATGACTGGACAAGGACCCCTGGTCCAGACATTGACCCACCTGCATTTAAAGTGAAGAgaggaagaaagaaagagaagaggATCAAGGGGAAATTTGAAGTTCCAAAGCCTAAGGAGACATCAAGAATGGGGACTATAACATGTGGCAATTGTGGACTGCAAGGACATAG CCTCTTGCAAGGAATTCCAATGCTGGTGCTGCTGCTACTACACAAGCATCAAGAACTTCTCATCCAACTCctacaacaacaccaacagcTGGAACAGGAGCTGGGAGAGGAGCTGGGAGAGGGGCTGCAGCTGCAGCTGCTGGGAGTGGTGCTGCTAGAGGTGCTGGTAGAGGTGCTGGTAGAGGTGCTGCACCAGGTGCTGGGAGAGGTGCTGGGAGAGGGAGAG AGTAACTCTGTTGCTGGATATATTGTTGTATACATTGTTGGATATGTTGTTAAGGTCTAG
- the LOC109741779 gene encoding uncharacterized protein: MVLEDESSDDNSSLPYMHSETSTDGLNQVVFVVRISFDLICPRPLHMMVTWILLGQVPFSLEDPDYKGLELDLIVLCEKHGKPSERLVAFEGTMTGRRFLACAEPEGQNCGFVQWVDEQWPPTMENALLKLWSMVEESKSARVNDNLQSALTIHQLTEEKNKLDADYDKLVKDVHQLVDFQQDRVVDFSYLQSAVTYQHQCRAELVAGMNAEMAKKDAAAQKLQQKYELLCNLTSAQATVIQNLKLKNMKEKELLSEARMNLELKNAEFTKFEEKLTQEKLELKLQVADLLKLKENHNEEKQMQDFKITDLIKAEEKLKEKIKGIQAILQN; this comes from the exons ATGGTTCTGGAGGACGAGAGCAGCGACGACAACTCAAGCCTCCCGTACATGCACTCAGAAACCTCCACCGATGGGCTGAATCAG GTGGTTTTTGTTGTTAGGatttcgtttgatttgatttgtCCTCGTCCTTTGCACATGATGGTAACTTGGATTTTGCTTGGGCAGGTGCCTTTCTCTCTTGAGGACCCGGATTACAAGGGTCTTGAGCTAGATCTGATAGTGTTGTGCGAGAAGCATGGGAAGCCATCAGAGAGGCTTGTTGCGTTTGAAGGAACAATGACTGGGAGAAGGTTCTTAGCATGTGCAGAGCCG GAAGGTCAGAATTGTGGGTTTGTTCAGTGGGTTGATGAGCAGTGGCCCCCAACAATGGAGAATGCATTGCTGAAGCTTTGGTCAATGGTTGAAGAGAGCAAGTCTGCTAGGGTGAATGATAATCTTCAAAGTGCTCTAACTATTCATCAGTTGACAGAAGAAAAGAACAAGCTGGATGCAGACTATGACAAGTTAGTGAAAGATGTGCATCAACTTGTGGACTTTCAGCAGGATAGGGTTGTGGATTTCAGTTATCTGCAGTCTGCTGTCACATATCAGCACCAATGCAGAGCTGAATTGGTGGCTGGTATGAATGCAGAAATGGCAAAGAAAGATGCAGCTGCACAGAAGCTTCAACAAAAGTATGAACTCCTGTGCAACCTGACAAGTGCTCAAGCAACTGTCATCCAAAACTtgaagttgaagaatatgaaagaGAAGGAATTGTTGAGTGAGGCTAGGATGAATTTGGAGTTGAAGAATGCAGAGTTCACAAAGTTTGAGGAGAAGCTCACCCAAGAGAAGCTAGAGTTGAAGCTCCAGGTTGCTGATCTGCTGAAGCTCAAGGAAAACCATAATGAAGAGAAGCAGATGCAAGATTTTAAGATTACTGATCTCATCAAGGCAGAGGAGAAGCTGAAGGAGAAGATCAAGGGGATCCAGGCCATCTTGCAGAACTGA